AAGCTTTTAGATAAGAAAGGTGTTAAGTATCAACTGACACCGATGGCAACTATCATCGAAGTTCCGACCGTGAAGGAGGCTTTCGATATAATCGGAGAAGCCCACGAGCTCATGTTCAAGCTCGGGGCAGATAGGGTTTCAACAATGGTGAGAATCGATGACAGAAGGGATAAGCATGTTCACATGGAGGATAAGGTGAAATCAGTCCTCGAGAAGGCAAGGGGTGGTTGATATTAGGGCTCTGATTTTGGCGATAGATAGGGATGACGATTTTGGACAGAAGGCCGGTGTAGAGGGCCCGGTCATCGGGAGAGACGCCTGCATAGATGCGGCCTTAAAGCTCAGCCTGGCCGATCCAGAGGACAGTGACGCCAACGTTGTCTACGCCGCTGTCAAGCTCTATGACGAGCTCAATGGGGGTGACGAGTTCGAGGAAGTTGAGGTCGCGCTTATAACCGGCCACCCCAAAGTCGGCGTTAAGAGCGACCTGGAGCTGAGCAGACAGCTGGACGAGGTTCTCGAAAGGTTCCAGGCCGATGGAGTCATAACGGTAACTGATGGTGCCGAAGACGAGCAGATCTTCCCTATTATAACCTCAAAGGTACCCATAATAAGCTCCCACAGGGTCGTCATCAAGCAGAGCGAGGGAATCGAGACGACCTACTACATCATATACAGATATTTGAGGGAGATACTTAGCGACCCCGAGGTGGCCAAGGTAGTCCTCGGGATACCCGGAATGATACTTCTCCTGTACGGCATCTCCAGACTCATCTCGGTTTGGTATCCCGAGAGCATCAAGATAGTCTCCGCAACGGTCACCGGGACGATCCTCCTTTTCATTGGAGGATACTTCTTCACAAAGGGCTTTAGGCTCAACGTCAGGGAAACTCTAGCGAGGCAGTTTATATTCGTGATCTCGGTAATCGCGGGCCTGCTTATTATAAGCGGCGGGGCCATAAACGCTTATCTAAGCCTGGAGGAGTACTCAAAGGAGCTGATAGGGGGCTGGCCAGGCACATCGCTACTGGCAACTCTCATTTACCTAAACGCCCTCAACTCCTCGCTTATCCTCGGAGTCTCAGTCATGATAATGGGCCGCGTTATCCAGGCTTACTTGAGGAGGGACTACCACATCTGGTACTACATCTCAACACTACTCATAATGCCGGCCTTGTGGGTCACCATTGACCTGACGACGAGGTACGCGATGGCGATACTGACGATATCCGACATAGAGGTCTTCACGAAGCTCATATTGGCCGTCATTGACGTTGGGATTGCCGTTCTCGTTGGAATCTACCTTAGGGGAAAAGTAAGGGGATGGGAGAGAGTTGAAGCTGGAGCAGGCACTTAGGGAATATGAAAAACGTAGAAAGAAGGCAGAGAGAGAAGTCGAGAAAGTCGAAAAAAAGTACAATACGCGCTTGGAAAAGAAGGTCAGGGAGATTCTAAAGAGAATAGATGCCCTCGAAAGAAAAGAGGTGCCCAAGGACGTCGATGACAGGATTAAGAAAATCGTCACGGCGGAGAAAAAGAACTATGTTATCTCCCTCAGGCGTGCCCTCGAGAGCCTTGAGACAATGGACGACCTCGGAAAGAGGCTTCCGGATCTGGCGAAGCTCCACGTGGGGCACGGAAAGTACCTCCTTCTGATATTCGAGAAGGACGTTTACGCCATCAACCGCCTCCTCAAGGAGCTGAACGAGGACTACGTGAGGTATTACGAAGAGGTGTCAAAAAAGAGCCTCGGGGAGCTGAACATAGAGGAGCTTATCGAGAACGAGAGGGAGACGAGAAGGAAGATAGAGCTCGCCGAGAGAGAACGGGACGAGCTCAGAGAAAAAGTTGAAGAGAAAAAGAAGGAGCTTGAAGAATTCCACAGGGAGCATGGTCTTGATGAGCTCGAGAAACACATCAAAGAACTCTCATCGAAAGTCAGAAGTGAGGAGCTGGAGGTAAGATCAAAGGCTTCCAAGCTCCAGAAGCCGATAAAGAGGATGAGGCTCCACGAGGAGATAGCTTCCAATTTCGTGGGGGACAGCTCCTACGCCCTGAAAAAGCCAGACGAGTTCATCTCACTTCTCCAGAGGATTTACCCGCGATTGGAGGGTAAACACAAGAAAACCGCTCAGTGGCTGATTGAGAACCTCAAGGGGAGGGCTGAGGCAATAGCAGAGGAAAGACGTCTCCTCAGAGAGCTGGAGGAAAAGAAGGACGAAATACTCGATCAGGCCAGCTCGAAGGAAAAGGAAATCTGGGAGCTCGAGAGGTTAATTGAGGAAAAGGAGTCGGAGATAAGAAAGCTAAAGCGTCAGCTAGAGCACCTCGAGAAGGAGCTGGAGAAGAGCATTAAGCGGCTCGAGGAGATACTAGGCGAAAAAATCGAACGGTAGGCTTATAAGTTAGGTTCCCCTAATTCTCTTTGGGTGGTGAGAATGTTCAGGGTGAACAAGTTGCGCTTCGGAACAGCCGGAATACCGCTCTCCACTCCAAAGCGCTCAACGATAGACGGCATAATCCATGTGAGAAACCTTGGTTTAGACGCTATGGAGCTCGAATTCGTCCGCGGGATCAATCTCAAGCCCGAGCTGGCGAAGAAGATAAAGTACGTCGCCAAGAAGCACGACGTCCTTCTGACGGCCCACGCGCCTTACTACATCAACCTCAACGCGAGCGAGAAGGCCAAGATCGAGGCAAGCAAAAGGAGGATAATCCAGAGTGCAGAGAGGCTCTACGATGCTGGCGGCTGGAGCGTTGTTTTTCACGCTGGCTACTACCTCAAGCAACACCCCGAAAGGGTCTACGAGCGCATTAAAAACGAGCTGAAAGACGTAGAGCGCGAGCTGATGGACAAAGGAGTTAGAGTCTGGCTCAGGCCAGAGCTTACAGGAAAGCCCACCCAGTTCGGAGATTTGAAGGAGATAGTCAAGTTGAGCGAGGAGCTCGAGACGGTTCTCCCGACGATAGACTTCGCCCACGCCCACGCGAGGAACGCAGGAAAGTGCAACTCAATAGATGAGTGGCACGAGATGCTGAGCTTCATCGAGGACCGCTTAGGCAGGGAAGCCCTCGACAACATGCACATCCACATGAGCGGTATAACCTACACGGAGAGGGGCGAGAGGCACCACCTCCCGCTCCAGAAGAGCGACATGAAGTGGGAGGATTTGCTCAGAGTTCTAAAGGAGTTCCGCGTCAAGGGCGTCGTGATAAGCGAGAGTCCGAATATCGAAGAGGATGCAATCCTTATGAAGAAAAAGTACGAGGAAATCAAGATTTAGCCCTTTCAAGCCTTCCGTATCTCTCCATTATCTCAAGGACCTCTTCCTTTGGCAGTGCGTACCTCACGTGGCCGTTTCTCCCCGCCGTCGTTTTCGCCTGAAGGAGGGAGTTGATTATCGCTTCCTCGGTTGCCTCCGCCGCCCCAACGAAGAGCCGGCTCAAAGCGTCGTCCGGAAGGAAGCCTATCGCATGAGTCTCCTTTCCGCGCGGAACCGTCTGTGCCGTCGAGAATGCCAGAACGATATCACCACTGCCGTTGTATGCGTAGCCGCCGGTTCTGGCGAGACCGACCACTGCCCTCCTGGCGAGTCTTCCAAGCTGCCTCGACGTTAGCGGAGCATCTGTCGCGATAACCATCGATATGCTCCCGCCGAGCGAGAGGCCCCTTCCAGGGTAATCTCTCAGCTCAAGCCCAACGGGAACGCCAGCGATGGTTAAGTCCTCTCTCTTGCCGAAATTGCTGAGAACCAGGGCAGCAACGGTGTATTCCTCGTTCCCTATCTCAACGACCCTCGATGACGAGCCTATTCCGCCCTTGAACTCGAAGGCGCTCATTCCAGTGCCCGCTCCGACGGAACCTTCCTCGAAGTCTAGGGATGCCCTCTTTACCGCCTCGAAGACATGCTCCTTCCTCACGGCGCGCCTCTTGATGTCGTTTAGGTAGCCATCGTTGCACTCCATAACGACTGGATTAACCGAGATGGCCTTGGGATTCTCCTCGGCCCAGAGGTCTATGAGAGCATCAGCCACAGTGTAAACGCTCAGCGTATTGGTCAGGGCTATCGGTGTCTCGATGTAGCCCAGCTCGTCCACCTGGATGAAGCCTATGGGCTTCGAGTAGCCGTTCATGACGAAGGTCGCCGCGAAGAGCTTCTCCTCGTAGGGGTTCTTCACAGGCGGCAGGAGCACGGTAACGCCCGTCCTGATGTCCTCCCCCTCGATTATTGTGACGTGACCGACCCTAACGCCCAAATCGGCAATGGAGTTCCTCTTCCCGTGAGCGTAGGAGCCAATCTTTATCCCCAGCTCGGGAGCCTTCATGGTACCACCCCGTAAAGATTCTCGTGAGGAGTTTAACAACTTTGTCCAATCAAAGCTTATAAACGGCCAAAACCGAGTTGTGAGCATGAGGCTCTCGAAGCTCGCAGTGCTGATTCCTATAGCCTTCCTCGTGTTCTTCTTCTACGTTCCCCTAATCAGCATAATAAAGACGGGCCTGTGGGACAACGGCCCGACGCTCAAATATATAGCCTCCGTTCTTTCGAACGCATACCACAGACGGGTCATACTCTTCACGATAGCTCAGGCCGTTGCCTCCACGCTCCTCACCCTCATCCTCGGCCTCCCTGGGGCGTACATCTTCGCCAAATATGACTTCCCCGGAAAGGGCCTGCTGAAGGCCGTCTTAACGGTTCCCTTCGTCATGCCGAGCGTCATGGTGGCCCTGGGTTACATCCTCCTCTTCGGAAAGAGCGGCTTCATAACCCAACTCATAGGCAGGGACTTGGGAATCCTTTACTCGTGGAAGGCCATACTTCTCGCCCACGCCTTCTACAACTTCCCCATAGTTATCAGGATGGTCTCATCACTGTGGCAGCGCGTTAATCCCCACTACGAAGAGATGGCCATGGCCCTCGGGGCCAAAGGCTGGAGGCTCTTCTGGAGGGTCACCCTTCCGCTGATTTCCCCCGCTATCTTTGCCTCTGCCATGCTCACATTCGTTTTCTGCTTCCTGAGCTTCTCCATACCCCTCATCCTCGGTGGCTACCAGTACGCCACCATAGAGGTGGACATCTTCACGTCAATAATGGTGCTCCTCGACTTCAAGACCGGGTCGGCACTGGCCATAATCCAGATAGCCCTCAGCATGCTCTTCATGTACTTCTACCTGAAAAGCCTCGACGCCTACGCGAAGCGCGAGGAGCAAAGGATTCTCCAGAAGCCGAGAAAGTTCACGAAAAAGGACATCCTCAGCGTTAAGGGCCTTCTCATCGGGCTCTACTCCATCCTCGTCCTGCTCCTGATCATCGCCCCCCTAATAGCTGTTATCTACGACTCGCTCCAGTTCAATGGCGAGTGGAGCCTGGAGTGGTACAGGAGAATATTCTCGGCGGAGTTCAACCCGATGTTCGGTGCAACGACTCTCGATGCCATAAGGAACTCCCTCCTCTTCGGCTTTTCCACGGTGGCGCTGTCGGTTGTCATCGCCCTTCCTATCGCATACGCCCTCCACCGCTGGAACTTCCGCGGGAAGAGACTCTTCGACGTCCTCGTGATGCTTCCGCTGGCGAGCTCTGCAATAACCCTCGGACTGGGATACATCAGGGTCTTCCACAATACTGAGCTGTACTACACAGCATACCTCATCATAGCGGCGCACACCGTCATAGCTTACCCCTTTGTTCTCCGCGCCGTTTCGACGTCCCTCAAGAAGATAAGGCCCAACCTCTGGGAGGCCGCGATGAGCCTCGGGGCCAAGGAGTGGAAGGCTTTCCTGAAGGTGGAGCTGCCCCTCGCCCTTGGCGGGATAATCGTTGGCTCGATATTTGCATTCGCAATAAGCATAGCCGAGCTTGGAGCGACCTACATGCTGGCGGCACCGGAATACACCACTATGACGGTGGCAATATACCGCTTCCTTGGAGCGAGGCAGTTCGGCTCGGCTTCCGCCCTGTCGGTTCTCCTGATGGCCATCTCGACAGCGAGCTTCATAGTGATAGAGAGGGTAGGTGAGGAAATATGGTGAGAGTTGAACTGAAGAATATCATCAAAGCTTGGGAAAACTTCAGGCTGGAGATTGGTTACCTCGAGGCAAAGGATGGGGAGTTTCTCACGCTCCTGGGGCCGAGCGGCTGTGGAAAGACGACCACGTTGAGGATGATAGCGGGCTTCGAAAAGCCGGATAAGGGAGAGATACTCTTCGATGGGAATGTCGTGAACGAGCTGCCGCCTTACGAGAGGAACATAGGCATAGTCTTCCAGGATTACGCGCTGTTTCCCCACCTGACGGTCTTCGATAACATCGCTTTTGGCTTGGAGATGAAGAGACTTCCAAGGAATGAAATCGAGAGGAAGGTTAGGTGGGCCCTTGAGCTTGTAGGCTTGGAAGGACTCGAAAACCGCTATCCGGAGCAGCTAAGCGGCGGTCAGCAGCAGCGCGTGGCTTTGGCAAGGGCGCTGGTCATAGAGCCAGAGGTTCTCCTCCTCGATGAACCACTCAGCAACCTCGACGCAAAGATAAGGGAACGCCTGAGGGGGGAGATCAAGAGAATCCAGCGTGAGCTTGGGATAACGACCATCTACGTCACCCACGACCAGGAGGAGGCAATGGCGATAAGCGACCGGATAGCCGTCATGAACGTCGGCCACGTGGAGCAGGTTGGAAAGCCGCTGGAGCTTTACTACAGGCCCAAGACCGAGTTCGTGGCGCGCTTTCTGGGGCTGAGCAACATCCTTGAGCTGAAGGCCAAGGACGGGAAGGCCTGCATCGATGGCTTCTGCTTCGATGTTGGAAGAGATGGAAAGGTCCGGGTCTTTTTCAGGCCGGAGAGCGTTTACGTGAAGCCCGGGGAGATGGCGGAGGTAGTGGACTACGAACTCCTTCCAGGGAGGATAAGGCTCAGGCTTAAAATCGGAGACGAGCTTATCTTGGCCGAG
This genomic stretch from Thermococcus sp. CX2 harbors:
- a CDS encoding ABC transporter ATP-binding protein, with protein sequence MVRVELKNIIKAWENFRLEIGYLEAKDGEFLTLLGPSGCGKTTTLRMIAGFEKPDKGEILFDGNVVNELPPYERNIGIVFQDYALFPHLTVFDNIAFGLEMKRLPRNEIERKVRWALELVGLEGLENRYPEQLSGGQQQRVALARALVIEPEVLLLDEPLSNLDAKIRERLRGEIKRIQRELGITTIYVTHDQEEAMAISDRIAVMNVGHVEQVGKPLELYYRPKTEFVARFLGLSNILELKAKDGKACIDGFCFDVGRDGKVRVFFRPESVYVKPGEMAEVVDYELLPGRIRLRLKIGDELILAERFLDELPFSVEDLPERVDLEVRSFSILE
- a CDS encoding P1 family peptidase; the protein is MKAPELGIKIGSYAHGKRNSIADLGVRVGHVTIIEGEDIRTGVTVLLPPVKNPYEEKLFAATFVMNGYSKPIGFIQVDELGYIETPIALTNTLSVYTVADALIDLWAEENPKAISVNPVVMECNDGYLNDIKRRAVRKEHVFEAVKRASLDFEEGSVGAGTGMSAFEFKGGIGSSSRVVEIGNEEYTVAALVLSNFGKREDLTIAGVPVGLELRDYPGRGLSLGGSISMVIATDAPLTSRQLGRLARRAVVGLARTGGYAYNGSGDIVLAFSTAQTVPRGKETHAIGFLPDDALSRLFVGAAEATEEAIINSLLQAKTTAGRNGHVRYALPKEEVLEIMERYGRLERAKS
- a CDS encoding deoxyribonuclease IV; amino-acid sequence: MFRVNKLRFGTAGIPLSTPKRSTIDGIIHVRNLGLDAMELEFVRGINLKPELAKKIKYVAKKHDVLLTAHAPYYINLNASEKAKIEASKRRIIQSAERLYDAGGWSVVFHAGYYLKQHPERVYERIKNELKDVERELMDKGVRVWLRPELTGKPTQFGDLKEIVKLSEELETVLPTIDFAHAHARNAGKCNSIDEWHEMLSFIEDRLGREALDNMHIHMSGITYTERGERHHLPLQKSDMKWEDLLRVLKEFRVKGVVISESPNIEEDAILMKKKYEEIKI
- a CDS encoding MTH1187 family thiamine-binding protein, giving the protein MVIVEFVIVPLGEKSLSRYVAAVVKLLDKKGVKYQLTPMATIIEVPTVKEAFDIIGEAHELMFKLGADRVSTMVRIDDRRDKHVHMEDKVKSVLEKARGG
- a CDS encoding DUF373 family protein, whose protein sequence is MVDIRALILAIDRDDDFGQKAGVEGPVIGRDACIDAALKLSLADPEDSDANVVYAAVKLYDELNGGDEFEEVEVALITGHPKVGVKSDLELSRQLDEVLERFQADGVITVTDGAEDEQIFPIITSKVPIISSHRVVIKQSEGIETTYYIIYRYLREILSDPEVAKVVLGIPGMILLLYGISRLISVWYPESIKIVSATVTGTILLFIGGYFFTKGFRLNVRETLARQFIFVISVIAGLLIISGGAINAYLSLEEYSKELIGGWPGTSLLATLIYLNALNSSLILGVSVMIMGRVIQAYLRRDYHIWYYISTLLIMPALWVTIDLTTRYAMAILTISDIEVFTKLILAVIDVGIAVLVGIYLRGKVRGWERVEAGAGT
- a CDS encoding iron ABC transporter permease, producing MRLSKLAVLIPIAFLVFFFYVPLISIIKTGLWDNGPTLKYIASVLSNAYHRRVILFTIAQAVASTLLTLILGLPGAYIFAKYDFPGKGLLKAVLTVPFVMPSVMVALGYILLFGKSGFITQLIGRDLGILYSWKAILLAHAFYNFPIVIRMVSSLWQRVNPHYEEMAMALGAKGWRLFWRVTLPLISPAIFASAMLTFVFCFLSFSIPLILGGYQYATIEVDIFTSIMVLLDFKTGSALAIIQIALSMLFMYFYLKSLDAYAKREEQRILQKPRKFTKKDILSVKGLLIGLYSILVLLLIIAPLIAVIYDSLQFNGEWSLEWYRRIFSAEFNPMFGATTLDAIRNSLLFGFSTVALSVVIALPIAYALHRWNFRGKRLFDVLVMLPLASSAITLGLGYIRVFHNTELYYTAYLIIAAHTVIAYPFVLRAVSTSLKKIRPNLWEAAMSLGAKEWKAFLKVELPLALGGIIVGSIFAFAISIAELGATYMLAAPEYTTMTVAIYRFLGARQFGSASALSVLLMAISTASFIVIERVGEEIW